The following coding sequences are from one Lipingzhangella halophila window:
- a CDS encoding helix-turn-helix transcriptional regulator, translating to MTETFADEVRRRRSELDLSQSQLGAIAGVSRGTIRNIEANLVEPNEATMRGINLALERAESGEPATLPAAVDPLREEIARQIEAMADAYPEDALDRDSDVIRGARHAYRMAARIARGEDR from the coding sequence ATGACCGAGACCTTCGCCGACGAAGTGCGCCGCCGCCGCTCCGAGCTGGACCTCAGCCAGTCCCAACTCGGAGCGATTGCCGGAGTCTCGCGCGGCACGATCCGCAACATCGAAGCCAACCTCGTCGAACCGAACGAGGCGACCATGCGCGGAATCAACCTCGCGCTAGAACGCGCGGAGAGCGGCGAGCCCGCAACCCTGCCAGCGGCGGTTGACCCTCTCCGGGAGGAGATCGCCCGCCAGATCGAGGCCATGGCGGACGCCTACCCCGAGGACGCGTTGGACCGTGACTCGGATGTGATCCGTGGCGCGCGCCACGCCTACCGGATGGCCGCCCGCATCGCGAGGGGTGAAGACCGGTGA
- a CDS encoding ATP-binding protein, with protein sequence MTDFTFEDATPEAEKARIALQGPSGSGKTWTALRLAKGLSGTVGVIDTERGSASKYGRNFEFKTLKLPHYDPDHLIRALGKAAEAGIDVLIVDSLSQFWSGQGGILSKVDEAARRSGGGNSFAGWKDVRPIEARMLEALLSYPGHVIATMRVKTEWAVQDNDRGKKAPVKIGLKPEQREGLDYEFDVVGELDLSHTLVVSKSRVSDLAVGEVVSEPGEDLGERIGSWLGQGTPAANATEYRDRALEKNATKDDLRKLHKEAQQRRLLGAAVVNENGDVESLEALIVRRGAQAPEAPAGPSGVAA encoded by the coding sequence ATGACTGACTTCACCTTCGAAGACGCCACACCCGAAGCCGAAAAGGCCCGTATTGCCCTACAGGGGCCGTCGGGGTCCGGGAAGACCTGGACCGCGCTGCGCCTCGCCAAGGGCCTGAGCGGCACTGTCGGCGTGATCGACACCGAACGCGGGTCCGCCTCCAAGTACGGGCGCAACTTCGAGTTCAAGACGCTCAAGCTGCCCCACTACGACCCCGACCACCTCATCCGCGCACTCGGCAAGGCCGCCGAAGCCGGCATCGACGTACTCATCGTCGACTCCCTGTCGCAGTTCTGGTCCGGGCAGGGCGGCATCCTCTCCAAGGTCGACGAAGCAGCACGCCGAAGCGGCGGAGGCAACTCCTTCGCCGGATGGAAGGACGTGCGCCCCATCGAGGCGCGAATGCTCGAAGCGCTGCTGTCCTATCCCGGTCACGTCATCGCCACGATGCGGGTCAAGACCGAATGGGCGGTCCAGGACAACGACCGGGGCAAGAAGGCCCCCGTCAAGATCGGCCTCAAGCCCGAACAGCGCGAAGGCCTCGACTACGAGTTCGACGTCGTAGGGGAGCTGGACCTCTCTCACACGCTGGTGGTGTCCAAGTCCCGGGTGAGTGACCTGGCCGTGGGTGAGGTCGTCAGCGAACCGGGCGAGGACCTGGGCGAGCGCATCGGGTCCTGGCTGGGCCAGGGAACCCCAGCGGCGAACGCCACCGAGTACCGCGACCGGGCCCTTGAGAAGAACGCCACCAAAGACGATCTGCGCAAGCTCCACAAGGAGGCGCAGCAGCGCCGTCTTCTGGGTGCGGCGGTGGTCAACGAGAACGGCGACGTGGAGTCGCTGGAAGCGCTGATCGTCCGGCGCGGCGCTCAGGCCCCGGAGGCCCCGGCTGGCCCCTCGGGGGTGGCGGCTTGA